One genomic region from Gossypium hirsutum isolate 1008001.06 chromosome D13, Gossypium_hirsutum_v2.1, whole genome shotgun sequence encodes:
- the LOC107919999 gene encoding patellin-3 codes for MSNTTNVASISSHHSPAPPPLILSPHLPLSQTNYYNNNLLSPLHFSLSAFSSLVSFSFTISYMAEETQKPEAAAPPAPAEEVVVEKESEQEAASEKPTDAVVEDKPAEAVEEEPKVEAKDTKVTESASFKEETNIAGELPDPQKKALDELKQLIQEALNKHEFTPPPAKDKDKPAPEEKKEEDQPATSAAETEVKVETEAPAPVEVKEEEKADPPIEAPAPVEVREEEKADPPVEAPAPETVMETEVVEKVSAADDDGAKTVEAIEESVVAVATPPPAEKPEEEASSSLKPDEVAQSEEKPEEAEVPPPPPQEVSIWGIPLLADERSDVILLKFLRARDFKVKDAFTMIKNTVIWRKEFGVDGLLDEELGNELEKVVFMHGFDKEGHPVCYNVYGEFQNKELYQNTFADEEKRSKFLRWRIQFLEKSIRKLDFSPNGISTIVQVNDLKNSPGPGKRELRQATNQALHLLQDNYPEFVAKQVFINVPWWYLAFNMMISPFLTQRTKSKFVCASPAKSSDILFRYIAPEQVPVQYGGLSRDGEQEFTVADAATEVTVKPATKHSVEFPVTEKSTVVWEVRVVGWDVNYGAEFVPTAEDGYTVIVSKTRKVGPADETVISNSFKTGEPGKIVLTIDNQTTKKKKLVYRSKAKPYSE; via the exons ATGTCCAACACAACAAACGTCGCCTCCATTTCTTCCCATCACTCCCCCGCCCCCCCCCCTCTCATTTTAAGCCCCCACCTTCCCCTTTCTCAAACCAACTACTACAACAACAACCTCCTCTCCCCCCTTCATTTCTCTCTCTCTGCATTTTCATCTcttgtttctttctcttttacaATCTCATACATGGCTGAGGAGACTCAAAAGCCTGAAGCTGCTGCACCCCCTGCTCCTGCTGAGGAAGTGGTGGTGGAGAAGGAGAGTGAACAGGAGGCTGCTTCCGAGAAGCCTACTGATGCTGTTGTTGAAGACAAACCTGCTGAGGCTGTTGAGGAGGAGCCTAAGGTTGAAGCTAAGGACACTAAGGTAACTGAGTCTGCTTCTTTCAAAGAAGAAACCAATATAGCCGGTGAACTTCCTGACCCACAAAAGAAGGCTCTTGATGAGCTTAAGCAACTTATTCAAGAAGCCCTTAACAAGCACGAATTCACACCCCCTCCTGCCAAAGATAAAGATAAACCAGCTCCCGAGGAAAAGAAAGAGGAAGACCAACCTGCCACTTCTGCTGCTGAAACTGAAGTAAAAGTCGAAACTGAAGCACCCGCACCCGTTGAAGTCAAGGAAGAAGAGAAGGCCGACCCACCGATTGAAGCACCCGCACCCGTTGAAGTCAGGGAAGAAGAGAAGGCCGACCCACCGGTTGAAGcacccgcacccgagaccgtgaTGGAAACAGAGGTGGTCGAAAAGGTTTCAGCTGCCGATGACGACGGTGCCAAGACCGTTGAGGCAATTGAGGAATCTGTAGTAGCAGTGGCCACTCCTCCACCGGCTGAGAAACCAGAGGAAGAGGCCTCTTCTTCTTTGAAACCAGATGAGGTTGCTCAATCAGAAGAGAAGCCAGAAGAAGCCGAAGTTCCCCCACCTCCACCCCAAGAGGTGTCTATATGGGGAATTCCGCTTCTTGCGGACGAAAGAAGCGATGTTATCCTATTGAAATTCTTAAGGGCTAGGGATTTCAAAGTCAAGGACGCATTCACCATGATCAAAAACACTGTTATCTGGCGTAAGGAGTTCGGAGTTGATGGCTTGCTGGATGAGGAGCTTGGAAATGAATTGGAGAAAGTGGTTTTCATGCACGGATTTGATAAAGAAGGTCATCCTGTATGCTACAACGTGTATGGGGAATTCCAAAACAAGGAGCTGTATCAGAATACTTTTGCAGATGAAGAAAAGCGATCCAAGTTCTTGAGGTGGAGGATTCAATTCTTGGAAAAAAGCATCAGAAAGCTTGATTTCAGTCCCAATGGTATCTCTACCATAGTTCAGGTAAACGATCTCAAGAACTCTCCCGGACCTGGAAAAAGGGAGCTCAGGCAAGCTACCAACCAAGCCCTTCACTTGCTTCAGGACAATTATCCAGAGTTTGTGGCCAAACAG GTGTTTATCAATGTTCCATGGTGGTACTTGGCTTTCAATATGATGATTAGTCCTTTCCTAACTCAGAGAACCAAGAGCAAGTTTGTGTGTGCAAGTCCAGCCAAATCATCTGATATCCTTTTCAG atatattGCGCCTGAACAAGTACCAGTTCAGTATGGTGGATTGAGCAGGGACGGCGAACAAGAATTTACGGTTGCTGATGCTGCAACAGAGGTTACAGTCAAACCAGCAACCAAACACAGCGTTGAATTCCCTGTAACTGAG AAGAGTACTGTGGTGTGGGAGGTACGAGTTGTGGGGTGGGACGTGAACTATGGAGCTGAATTTGTGCCCACAGCTGAAGATGGATACACCGTGATTGTATCGAAGACGAGAAAAGTGGGTCCGGCCGATGAAACGGTGATCTCCAACAGCTTCAAAACGGGTGAGCCTGGGAAAATTGTATTAACAATTGATAACCAAACCACAAAGAAGAAGAAGTTGGTGTATAGGTCCAAGGCCAAACCTTATTCTGAATAA